The Pseudomonas multiresinivorans DNA window AGCCAGTCGAACATCAGCATGCACATCGGCAGCCTGGAGAAGCGCCTGGGCTATCGGCTGTGCGAGCGTGGCAAGGGCGGTTTCCGCCTGACCGCGAAAGGGCAGCGGATTCTCGAGGCGTCCCAGGCGATGTTCGACGCCATCGGCCTGTTCCGCGACCAGGCGCAGGCGCTTTCGGGCAAGCTGGTGGGCGAGCTGTACCTGGGGCTGGCGGACAACGTCACGACCCTGCCGCAGGCGCGCTTCGACGAGACCCTGGCGGCCTTCCATGGTCGCGAGCAGGACGTGCAGCTGAACCTTTACGTGAACTCGCCCACCGAGCTGGAACTGGCGGTGATCGACGGCCAGCTGGACCTGGCGATTTCCTACTTCAGTCGCGCGCGCCCGACCCTGGATTACCTGCCGCTGTACACGGAGGAGATCGGTGTGTTCTGCGGCGAGCGCCACCCGCTGTTCGCGGCGCATGAGCCGACCCTGGAGCAGATTGCCGAGTACAACTGGGTGCGCCATGGCTTCCTGCCGGCGGACCAGGAGCTGCCGTTCCGCCCCGAACGCAGCAGCGCCACCGCGCATCACATGGAGGCGGTGGCGCATTCGGTGCTGGCCGGCACGCACCTGGGCTACCTGCCGACCCACTACGCGAACATCTGGGTCGAGCGCGGGCGGATGAAGCCGCTGCTGCCGGAGCAGCTCTGCTACGAGGTGACGCACAGCATGATCACCTACGCCGGACGGCCGCGCAGCGAGGCCGCCCGTGCCTTCATCGAGGACCTGCTGAGCGTGCACGGCCTCGGCTAGCCCTCAGGCGAGCACGCCGTTGACCGCGTTGAGGTAGATGCGCGAGTAGTCCTCGGCCAGCAGTGGCAAGGCGTTGGTCTCGGAGGATGAAATGTCCGCCACCGCCTGTTCGCCGACCCACTGAGCATCTTCGCCGTCCAGGCCCAGCTCCCTGAGCGTATGCGGAATGCCCACCGCCGAACGCAGTTCCAGCACCCAGCCCAGCAGGCCTTCGAAGCTTGCTTCCGGCAGTTCCAGATAGCGCGCCAGACGCGTGGCGTCGGCTTCGATGGCCGGGCGGTTGGCCACCAGCAGGTACGGCAGCAGCACGGCGTTGAGCAGGCCGTGGTGCTTGTGGTGCTTGGCGCCCAGGGGGTGGGCCAGCGCGTGCACGCCGCCGAGCCCCTTCTGGAAGGCCACTGCCGCACTGGCCGAGGCCACCAGCATGCCTTCGCGGGCGGCGAGGTCGGTGCCGTTGTGCACGGCGCGCTGCAGGTGCTCCTTCACCAGGCGCACGCCTTCGATGGCAACACCGGCGGACATCGGGTGGTAGAGCGGCGAGAACAGCGACTCCAGGTGATGGGTCAGGGCGTCCATGCCGGTGGCGGCGGTGAGCGACTTCGGCAGGCCGACGGTCAGTACCGGGTCGAGAATCACCGAGCGGGCCAGCAGCTCGCGGTGGCCGACGACTATCTTGATGCCGCGCGCGGTATCGGTCAGCACGGCTTCGCGGCCCAGTTCCGAGCCGGTGCCGGCGGTGGTGGGAATGGCGATCAGCGGCGGCAGGTCGAGGGCGGGGTGATCGCCCAGGGTCGGGTAGCGTTCGATCAGCTGCGACCATTCGAAATTGTGCAGGCCGTTCGCATCGCGGCTGAGCAGGGCGATGCCCTTGGCTGCGTCCAGCGCGCTGCCGCCGCCCAGGGCGATCAGCGAGTCGTGGCCGCCTTCGGCCAGGGCGAGGGCGCCGGCGCAGACTTCCTCCAGCGCGGGGTTGCTGGAGAAACCGTGGAACAGCGCGTAGTCGATGCCGGCGGCTTCCAGGCGGCGGCGCACTTCGTGCAGCGGCGGCAGTTCGAGCATGCCGGGGTCGGTGACCAGCAGCGGCTTGCGCATCCCGGCGAGACGGCAGCGTTCGGCCAACTGATCGAGGGCACCGACGCCGCAGAGGATTTCCGTGGGGTAGTTCCAGTAGTTCAGGGTGGACATTACAAGCTCCGGATTTCAGGCATGGCCTGCCCGTGCCGGCTATTCATGAAGCCAGCGGCGGGAAGGCGGGAAGGTGGGCGCCGGTCTGGACCGGCGCCGATGATTCAGCCGAGCTGGCTCAGCCGACCGCGCGGCCGGCGAAGCTCAGGCTGGTGGCGATGCGGCGGTGCGGCTTGGCGATGAACAGGTAGGCCAGGCCGAACAGGGCGAGGGCGGAGAACACCACGACCACCGCCCAGACCTGGAACCACGGCGCGCCGGGCGGGGCGAGCATCTCCCGCGGCCAGGCCACGTTGATTGCCTCGAACACCAGCCAGACCACGGCGACGATGTTGACCAGCAGGCCCTTGCGGCCGAGCTTCAGCGCGCCCTTGTCCGGGTCCCAGCGGCCGGTCAGGCGGGCGTACAGCGCGCTGGCGGCGACGATCAGGAAGACGAAGAAGAAGCCGCCGCTGCCAAACGCGATCAGCGTACCGACCGCGGTAGCGTTCAGCCCCAGCGCCAGGCCCAGACTGGCTAGCAGGGTGCTGCAGACCATCGCAGCCATCGGTACCTTGCGCTTGTCAACGCGGCGCAGCAGGGCAGAGCCGGGAAGGATTTCATCGCGGGCCATGCCGAAGATGGCGCGGCCGATGTACGTCTGCACCGAGACCACGCAGGCGACGAAGGCGACCAGCACGATGGCCACGAACGGCTGCTCGGCCCAGGCGCCGAAGGCGTCCACCACGGCCGGGGTTACCGGGTCGATGATCTGCCCGCTGACCACGGCGGCCGGGTCCTTGTACGACAGGGTGACGGCGAAGGCGGTGAGCATCACCGTCAGCCCGACCACCAGCATCGAACGCAGGATGGCGCGCGGCGTGGAGACGCGGGCGTCGGTGGTTTCCTCGGAAATCTGCGAGCAGGCATCGAAGCCGAGGAAGGCCCAGCCGCCCACGGCCAGTGCGGTAAGGAAGCCGCTCCAGTAGGTGCCGCCGGAGACTTCCAGGGCATTCAGGCTACTGAACAGCATCTCGAAGGAGTGGTTGCGGAAGAACAGCAGCAACAGCACGCCGATGCCGATGGAGGCGATGGCCTCGGCGAAAATGCCGGCGTTGACGAAGTACTTCAGCGGGTTGATGCCCAGCAGGTTGACCGCCAACCCAAGGGCCAGCAGCGCCGCGCCGCAGAGTACCTGGGCATTGGCCGACGGCGGCTCGCCGGTCAGCAGCAGGCCGAGCCAGAAGCCGCCGAGGTAGGCGACGGTGGTCAGCGAGGCGAGGGCGGAGGCGAGGTAGAGGAAGCCGGTGAACCAGGCCGCACGATCACCGATCAGCCGCCGCACCCACTGGTAGCAGCCGCCAGCCAGCGGGAACTGCGAGGACAGTTCGGCGTACACCAGCGCCACGGTCAGTTGCAGGAGCAGGCACAGGGGCACGACCCATACCCAGGACGGCCCGACGCTCATGGCGCCCAGGGACATCACCGAGTAGATGCCGACGACCGGGGAAATGGTGGCGAAACCGACGGAGAACGACGACCACAGGTTCAACCCGCGGTCCAGTTCCTGGCGGTAGCCGTGGCTGGCGAGCAGGCTTTCGTCGCCGTTGCTGTTGGCAACGGCAGGGTTGCGAAGGTCAGACATGCTGGCCTCCGGTGTTCGGGGAAAAGGGGGATTCACGGCCAGGCATGACGGGGCGCATGGGAGATCCTCGGGGCAGTTGGAGTTGTTATCGAGAACCCGCGTCTCTAAAGGACGGCTGAGTAGCTGGCGCTGTCAGTGCAGCGCGTGGCCAGAGTAGGGCGCTGCCGTATCAGGAAAAATTCATATTTGATTGGGCTGACATCAATGAAGGCTGATGTTTGTGGGCGGATTGCCGGAATGATGCCAGGGAACCGGTGTGGCGGGCAGCGGATTGCCCTGTTGCGAGCAGAGCTGCTGTCGATGCGGTTGGAGCTTGCAAGATGCACGAGCCGCTCTACGGCGCTGCCGCTCGGATCAGCGAGTAGGGCGTATAACCCGGAACGGGTTATCCGCCACTTCGGCGGATAACGCCCAGGCGTTATGCACCCTACGAAGGCGCTCAGGGCAGGCGCAGGGTATCGAGGCTTGTGGGTTCGGTCAGGGGATGCGGTTTGCGAGCAAGGCCCACGCGTTCCCCATGGTTCTACAAAAGGTGACGAGTTTGCCGGGGGAGGAACCGGGAGCGACGGCGCGCTCCCGGTGTGCAGCGCTATCAGCAGTGCTTGTCCTGCCCGGCCTTTTTCTCGGTGTCCGGCTGAGCGTTCTGCGCGGTCTGCTGCTCGGCGTCGGCCTTGGCGCGAGCGGCTTGCAGGGCCTGGTAGTTGGCCTCGGTCAGGCGGTTGGTCATCAGGGCAGATTCTTCGGCCATGGACGCCTGGCTGGCGAGCAGGGCGGCAAGGGTGAGGGCACTGGCAGTGAGCAGTTTCATGGAGATGTTCTCGGTAGGGAAGTGCAGTGGGGTGGTGCTCGCGAGTGGCCACAGTCTAGTGAGCGGCTGCCGCGGTGACCCATGAAGAAAACTGGTACGAATGATCGAATCGCTCGGGTGGCGGGTTTGATGCCAATCCCTGCCGAGTCGGGAATTGGCATGAAGCCCTTGAGCACCCTGGCCTCCGTCTTGGTCCCCGAAACTCCGCCATGGGTCATGAACTGATCGATTCTGAAGCTCCGCTAATGAGTCCAAGCAGGCAGCCTGATAAATGGCGACACGCCTCAGGCCTTGATATAGACCCACGCCTGGAGGCCGGACTGCAATTGCACGTTGACCCGCTGGTAGTCCGATACCTCGTACGCATCTGCCGCCAGCAGCTCCTGCGGGGTGATCTCGAAGACGGTTCCGGGTACCCGGTCGGCATCCGCTCCGCTGTACTGGACGATGGGGTGGTGGGTCTTGCCGCTGGTGGCGAGTACGGCAGGGTCGGTGATTTCCACCCAGTCCTGGCGGAACCCCACCAGGGCGTCGACATGTCCGTGCAGTTCGCGGCCGAAGCTGGCCAGTTGCACGGCCTTGTCCTGCAGGGTGCCGTAGGAGAACAGCAGTACGGTTTCGCTCATGGCTTGTGCTCCGCGTCAGGCCAGCAGGTCTTCGTAGAAGGCGCCGTAGGCCTTGCTCGGGTGGGCGAGCTGGATTTCCAGGATCCACAGGCCGCCGCCCGGATGCTCGGCGTAATCGCCCAGATCGCCGGCACGGTAGATGGCGTGGGGGAAGTCGCTGACGCGGTGGCCCTTGATGTCCAGGTTGAGCAGCCAGCCAAGTTCCCTGGCCCGTTCATGGGCAAAGTCGTACAGCGCCACGCCGCTGCAGCCGGTCTCGCGCCAGCGCGCCTCGACGCACTCGAACAGGGTTTTCGCCGCTGCCGCGCAGGCGGCCATCTCCGGATCGTTGCCGGTGACGAAGGTGGCGCCGGCATCGCCTTCATGGCCGCGCCAGACCACGCCCATGTCGATGAAGAAGATGTCGTTCTCGCCCAGCACCGGGTTGCCCTCGGAGCGCTGCTTGAAGGTCTTCAGGGTGTTGGCGCCGAAGCGGATCAACAGCGGGTGCCAGATGCGCTCCATGCCCCGCTCGGCGAGCACCTGCTTGCCGATGGCGACGGCTTCCAGTTCGGTCATGCCGGGGCGTATCTGCGCGGCGATGGCGTCCACGGCTTCCCAGGTGCGGGCCTGGGCGTATTGCATCGACTCCAGCGCGTAATTCGCGCCAACGGCTTCCTTGGCGTACACGGCGGTGTTCATGTCCTTTCCTCTGAGCGACAGGCTAATCGGCGTATATATTTCTACATAGCGATAGCGGAATTCAATCGGAGTTTCAGCAGCAGGACATGGCGCAGGCGATGAAGGCGGTAGTCAGGGTGGTGATGCTCAGCCCCACCAGGAACAGGGTGTCGGCTACGCGTTCCAGACGGTGATTGCGTTGCAGCTTGCGGGTCCGCAGGCCGAAGTAGGCGGTGAGGGTGGTCGCCAGGTAGATCACCGTGTTCAGCGCGAGCATGTCCTGGCCGATCAGGTCCACGCGGTGCTGGCCGACGATGATGCGCAGGATGCCGACCACTGTCAGGCAAACGCCGACCATGGCGCCGGACGCGGCGAAGATATGCACGCAGATGTCGTCGTCCAGTTGGGCGGTGTGGCTCTTGTGGCTCATGGCGGGTCTCCTGCGCCGGCCGCTGCGGTTCATCCGCTCGACTTGCCGGCCTCGATGTGGCTGCCATGATAGGTAGGACGCGACGCTTGCTGTACTCGCTTTCCCGGTGGCCCCAGGTGAACCGAAAAACAGCGGAAAATCAGCCAGATAGCCGTCGTCTGCCACGGCAGGCGCGGGCGCTGGAGAAGGTCGAACTCATATTGGAGGCGTCGCGGCGCATCCTGGAGCGCCACGGCCTGGAGGGCTTCACCACCAACCATGTGGCGGAGTTGGCCGGGGTCAGCGTCGGCTCGCTCTACCAGTACTTCCCCAACAAGGAGCGAATCCTCGACGAGCTGGCCCGGCGCGAACTGGCAGCGTTGGCTGCTGGCATCATGGGCGCGCTCACTGGTCGCCCGCCGGAGACGCCCGGCGAGCGCATCCGCGCAGTGATCCACGCCGCCGTCAGTGCCTATGGCGGGCGCACCGGCGCGCACAAGGCGCTGATGCACTACCTGATGACGCGCGGCGGCGGAAGCCCGCTGCCGGCCTTGCGCGGCAGCGTCATGACCCACCTGGTGACCCACGGCCTGGTCGACCACGACCAGCAATTGCGCAAGCTCGACGAGGCCGAGGTATTCGTCCTCGCCCATGCCGTGGGCGGCGTGCTGCGTGCCCTGTTGGAAGACCCCGGCGCCCTGGCCCCGGGACGGCGGGAGGGCATCGACGAAGCTCTGGTGCAGCTGGTGCTGGCGTACTACCGGTTATCCGCGACGCCGAACGGCTGATACGCGGCGCGATCAGTCACCGTTGGCCGGGTAGTCGAAGCAGGCGAACTGCTGGCCGCCGTACTCGTTCTGCTGCCGTTGGCAAGCGTTGTTCTGTGCTTCGCAGGCGGCCACCGATCTGGCGTCGGCGGCGGGCACCACGATGCGTACGCTGGGCAGGCCCTGCTCGTAGCCATGGGCGATGAGCAGCTCGCCAACGCGAGCCAGCAGGTCGGGGTCCTTGCAGCTTTCGGCCAGGTTGGCGCAGGCGTGGCCGACATCCCGGACCTGGCTGGCATCGGGCTCCAGTACGAGGCTGGCGATGCCGGACCGGTTCTGCTCGCCGTCCTTGAACACGTCATAGAAGATCACCGGGGCGCCGGTCGGTTTGAAGACTTTCACTTCCCTTGGCTGCAGGCTGAAGCCCTCGCCGTAGAGGACTTGCGCCTCGGCGAAGGTTTCGCCGGGCTGGATGGCGCGCAGATCTTTACCATTGACGACGGTCATGTTGAGTGCTCCGGCAAGAGTGGCCCCCCGCTCAGCCTAGCCCCCGCACCGCAGGCACTCATCATTCATTTGAAGGAAGTGGCCGCGCTACAGCCACCAGCGCAGCAGGTAGAACGCGCCCATGCTGAGGATCACGCTGAGCAGTACGTTGCGTGTCCAAAGCACCAGGGCCACGGCGACGATGGCGCCGAGCAGGTAGGGGTTGTCCACGCGCAGGTTCAACTGGTGTTCGGGGAGGAACACGATGGGGCCGCAGATCGCCGTGAGCATCCCCGGCACGGCGAAGCCCAGGAACTGCCGCACGTTGCTGCTCAGGCGGATCGGCAGGCGCGGTTCGAGGAACACGTAGCGGTTGAAGAACACGATCAGGCCCATGCCGAGAATCACTGCCCAGACCATCATGCGCGCACCCCCGAGAGTTTCTGGCAGAGAAAGCCGGCGAACATCCCCGCCAGCCCGGAAAGCACCAGCGCCGAGCCGACCTGCCAGTAGCTGAAGAGCACCGAGCAGAACAGCGAGACCGCGACGCAGACCACGGTGGGCACGTTCTTCACCACCGGCGCGATCAGTGCGACGAAGGTGGCGGCAATGGAGAAGTCCAGCCCCAGGTGCTCCAGCCCCGGAATGCTGCTGCCCACCAGTACGCCGGCCAGGGTGAACAGGTTCCAGGCGATATAGAACGTCAGCCCCACTCCCAGGGCGTACCAGCGGTTGAAGGTCTCGCGGTCGTGGCCGCTGGTCAGGGCGAAGAATTCATCGGTGAGCAGAAAGCCCAGGCCGGCGCGCCAGCGTCCCGGCAGGCCGGAGATCGTCGGGCGCATGGTCATCCCGTAGAGCAGGTGCTGGGAGGTCAGCAGCAGGGTGGTGATCATGATCGAGAAGAACCCTGCGCCACCCTTGAGCATGCCAATGGCCACCAGCTGCGCGGCGCCGGCGAAGACGATGGCGGACAGGCCCTGGCCTTGCAGTGGCGAAAGCCCGGCGTCGATGGCCAGGGAGCCGGCGAGCAGGCCCCAGGGCAGGACCGCGAGGGACAGCGGCATGATGTCGATGGCGCCCTTGAGGAAGGCGCGTGAAGGAAGCTGATCTTGGGACATGAACGTTTCTTGCAGGCAGATAAGTGCCTTCAGAGTGGCAGAGAAACGCGGCGCCTGGCTTGAACAATCTTGCTGTCGTGAGGGGGCTTCCGGGGAGCTGTCACGACGGCGGGCGAGACAGGAACGCCAGCAGGGTGGCTTCCTCGGCACTCAGGTTCTGCCGCTTGCGCGCTTTGCGCAGCCCGTTGAGTTCACCGGCGAGGAAGGCCTCGATCACCCGTGGATGTATGTAGCATTTGCGGCAGATCGCCGGGGTGTTGCCCAGCTCGTCGGCTACTTGCTGGATGATCGCCTTGAGCTGGCGGTTGGCGCTCTTCTCGTCTTCCCAGCGGGTCCTGCGGCAGTGCTCCAGGGCCAGGGTGGTGCCGGCCCAGGTGCGGTAGTCCTTGGCGGTGAACTCCTCGCCGGCGTGCTCGCGCAGGTAGGCGTTGATGTCGCGGGAATCGATCATGTGCCGCTGGCGATCTGCGTCCAGGTACTGGAACAGCTGTTGCCCGGGCAGCTCCAGGCAGCGCCGGAGGATGCGCGCCAGGCGCGGGTGTTCGATGTCCACGCTGTGGCGGATGCCGCTCTTGCCACGAAAGGCGAAGCGGATGCGCGTGCCCCGGACCTCGACATGGCGGTTGTTCAGCGTGGTGAGGCCGAAGGAGCGGTTCTCCTTGCGGTAGCGTTCGTTGCCGATGCGGATCAGGGTGCGATCGAGTAGTTCGACCACGGTCGCCATGACCTTTTCCGCACCCAGTCCGGGCTGCGCCAGGTCCCGCTCGATGCGCCTGCGCAGCGCCGGCAGGCTTTGCCCGAAGCGCAGCAAACGCTCGTACTTGGCGCCATCGCGCACCTCGGTCCAGCGTGGGTGATAGCGGTACTGCTTGCGCCCGCGCACGTCGCGCCCGGTGGCCTGCAGGTGGCCCAGGGGGTCGATGCAGATCCACACATCGATGTACGCCGGCGGAATCGCCAGGCGGTTGATGCGCTCGATCTCCGCTTCCACGCGGATGCGCTCGCCGCCCGGATCGAAGTAGGCGAAGCGCCCGCGCAGGCGACGCCGGCTGATGCCCGGCAGGCTGTCGTCGACATAGTGCAGGTCGGAGGGAAGGTCCAGCAGGTCCGGCGGTGTGCTCATGGCGGCTCCTCGAGGTCTCTTCCGCAATGGATCGCGGAAGGGCAGCAGGAGTGCGGTTTTTTTCCTCCGGCGGCATGGCGAAGCTCAAGTGCGACCATCTTCGGCGCCCAGGTGCGTGGGCGAGATCAGTCTCGGGTCGCTGCCGCCGAAGAGCGTGCGCAGGTAATCCTCCTGGCTTTGCAGGCCGTGACGCACCAGCCAGTTGCGACCGCCCGGTACAACGCGCAGCAGGCAGTGGCAGATGAAGCGGGGCGGAGCCGTCAGCAACGGATACCAGGGCAGGCTGCCGCGGGGCAGGCCGAGGGCGCGCTGGCCCTGGGCATCGATGAAGGTGCTGGCGATGCTCAGGTGGATCGCCCGGTTCAGGCGCCCGCGCAACCATGGGAAGTTGGCGTAATGGCGCTGCAGGGGTTCGTCCACCAGCGCGAAGCCCAGGATGCGGCTGCTCTCGTCCGGTGGCGCCTGGGATAGAAGATTGTGGTAGAGCGCGCGGATCGCGTCGTTTTCGCTGGCGCACAGCCAGCGTTCCTCGACGCCCATCAGCCAGGCGATGTAGCGCCAGAGGTGGATGATGGCTTCGCGGTCGCTGCGGCTCAGGGCAACGCCCAGCATGCGTTGGCCGATCAGGAAGATCGCCGAGAAGGCCAGGTAGGTCGCATGCATGTCGCCCTGGTTGACTGGTAGCCCGTAGTGGGCGAAGTCCCAGTCCGGCAGCCGTGAAACCCGCCGTCGCACCAGGGCATGCACCAGCCGTACATGCAGCGTGCTGCGATAACCCGCTGCGCCGTGCGTCATGCCGCCGGGGCGGGTGCAGTCGATCCACCATTTGGTGGTTTCGGCGATGCGCCGCTGCGGGCCTTTCTCCAGTGCGCCGGTGAGCACCAGGGTGCGGTTGATCGCGGAGGCCTGGTATCCGGCCAGCAAGCCAAGATCGCGCAGCACGCGCATGCCGGTCAGCCCGGAAAGTCCGCAGGCGCGGGCGCCCTCGTCGAGGCGCTGCGGGTCGACCCAGGCGGGCGGCGCCTCGACACGGGCGAAGAAGGTTTTCAGTGCCTCGGGTGCGTCGGGGATGGCGGCAATGCCCTGGTGCAGCGCCTGCTCATACAGGCGCATGCTCTTGCCGAGGCCGACTTCGAACATCCACTCCAGCAGCGCATCCATGGGAGCATCGCCCACCGTGAGGGATGCGCCGATGGCCTGCCAGGCCGCGGTATCCGGCTCGCTCGGGCCCTTGAGGAAACGCTTGACCGGCGCAGCGGTGCGCCGGGCACGCTGCAGGTCGGCGCCGTGGCGGGTGGGCAGGGCAGTTGCGCTCATCGATTCATACCTTGGTTTGGTTGCCGGGCGAAATCCTCCCATTACGCTATTGCGAGTATTTGCTCGCATTCAACTCGCATCCGGCTCGTACCAGGAGAGAGGCATGAGGAAGCAACCCAAGCAGCAGCGCGCCAGCGAGATGGTGGCCGTGCTGGTCGAGGCCGCGGCGCTGGAAATCGCTGAGCACGGCCTCGATGGGCTGACCACCAACCACGTCGCGCGCCGCGCCGGGGTGAGCGTCGGCTCGCTTTACCAGTACTTCGCGAACAAGGAGATGATTGTCGAGGCGCTGCTGATGCAGCGCGCCGGCACGCTGATGAAGGTGGTGCATGAGCGCGTGACGCCGATGCTGGGCGCGGACATCGGTAGTGTCACCCGGGCGGTGCTGGAGGGGATTTTCGAGCAGGTGGAGGGCGACGCAGCACAGCTGGAGCTGCTGCGTCACTGGCACCGACTCAATTCCGCACCGGTGTTCCGGACCCTGGAACAGCAGATGATGGAGGTGTGCCGGCAGTACCTGATGCGCCACTTCGACGACTACCGCATCGACAACCTGCCGGCGGTGCTCTTCGTGGTGATCAACTCCGTGCAGTACACCTGCGCGCGTTACCTGAGCGAGGCGCAGCCGCTGCTGGGGCGCGAGGAGGTGATCAATACCTTGGCGCGGATGGTTGAAACGCTGTGCCTGCCGCGCGCTGTGCGGCATCCGTAGGGACGACTGTCTTCTCCCGGCGAGCCTGCGCATGCAAGGAGTGAGGCAGGGTCCGTCCGTAAAAAAGCCCCGGAAGGCTCGCGCCAACCGGGGCTTTTGTTCAGCGCATCAGGCCACGACGGGGATCATCGGATCGGCCGCCGCCAGCGCGGTGGCGCGATCGGCGGCCGGCGGGTAGATCCACACGGTGTTGATCTCGGTCTTGATCTTCTTGCCTTCCTCGCGCTGGAAGCGCACCTGGCGGTCCCAGCCTTCGGTGAACAGTGCGCCCCAGGCGCCCAGGTCCAGGCAGGTCACGTACTTCTCCTGGCTGTAGGGGATGGGTGCTACGCCCAGCAGGTCGGCGGCAGCGTTGTTGCCGGCCGAGCGGCCCAGGGCGATGGCGTGCTGGCAGGTCATCAGCGCGTAGTTGCCGGCGTTGTCCACGGCGGCGTAGGCGACGTCGCCGGTGGCGAAAACCGCGTCCTGGCCGATCACCTGAAGGTTGCGATCCACATGCAGGCGGCCCTGGCGGTCACGTTCTCCGGCGACCTGTTCGGTCAGCGAGCTGGCGCGCACACCGGCGGTCCAGATCACGGTCTTCGCCTCGATGCGCTCGCCGCTGGAGAGCGTCACGCCGTTTTCGTCGATGGATTCCACCGAGGCCTTCAGGCGCCATTCCACGCCCAGTTCGGCGGAGGCTTCGGCCACCACGGATTGCGACGTGACACCCAGGGCGCCGCCGATCTCGGCGCCGCGATCAACCACGATGACCCGCACCTTGGCGTCTGCGCCCAGTACTTCACGCAGGCGCGCCGGCATTTCAGCGGCTGTCTCGATGCCGGTGAAGCCGCCGCCAGCGACGATCACGGTGTTGCGCGCTGCGGATTCCGGCAGCTGGTTCAGCGAGCGGATATGCGTTTCAAGGCGCACGGCCTGGTCGATGTCGTCGACGTCGAAGGCGTGTTCGATGCCCGGCAGGGCGGGGCGGGCGACCTTGCTGCCGCTGGCGAGGATCAGGCGATCGAAGCCCAGGGTGGCGATCTCGCCGCTGGCATCGCGGTAATCCAGCTGGCGGCCGTCGACGTCGATCTGCTCGGCGCTGCCCTGGATGAAGGTCACGCCCACGGCGCCGAACAGGTCGCCCAGCGACGCGGCCATCTGGTGCACGTTCGGCTCGTAGAAGCGCGGACGGATGCGCAGTTCGGCCTGGGGGGCGAGTACAGCGACTTCGACATCGCCGCGCTGGTGCAAGTCGAGCAGACGCGTGGCGCTCAGGGCGCTCCACATACCCGCGAAACCGGTGCCGACGATCAGGATGCGTTGTTTCATGGTCTCTCCGACGAAAAGAATGAATCCAGGTTGTAGGGTTCCCGAGTGCCTGACATCGGAGCGGTTCGCTTCCCGGCTCGCCTCGGATAACTGCGACTATATTTGTCGTAGTTATCCGGCGCAACTGATTTCTGCTCCAAACTCCGACCGTTCGTCACGCCTGGCGCGGAGACAATAGCTCTGCTTCTGTTTATTCAATGGACGCTTTGAAGTGCTGAAAGCCGTGCTCTGCGGGTTACAATTCGTCTGATCGCATGCTTGAGTGCTTGCCGGGCGCAGGCTTTAGCTTGAGAATAATGCGACTAACCTTGTCGGAGTTTGTGATGGCTTTATACAGCGCAGGGGTGGAGTACGGCATTCACTGCCTGCTCTTCCTGACGGATGAGAAGGGCGACAGCCGTGACTCCAGCGTGCGAGCGCTGGCGGAGCTGCAGGGTGTGCCCCAGGAATTGCTGGCCA harbors:
- a CDS encoding DNA topoisomerase IB, giving the protein MSTPPDLLDLPSDLHYVDDSLPGISRRRLRGRFAYFDPGGERIRVEAEIERINRLAIPPAYIDVWICIDPLGHLQATGRDVRGRKQYRYHPRWTEVRDGAKYERLLRFGQSLPALRRRIERDLAQPGLGAEKVMATVVELLDRTLIRIGNERYRKENRSFGLTTLNNRHVEVRGTRIRFAFRGKSGIRHSVDIEHPRLARILRRCLELPGQQLFQYLDADRQRHMIDSRDINAYLREHAGEEFTAKDYRTWAGTTLALEHCRRTRWEDEKSANRQLKAIIQQVADELGNTPAICRKCYIHPRVIEAFLAGELNGLRKARKRQNLSAEEATLLAFLSRPPS
- a CDS encoding oxygenase MpaB family protein, producing MSATALPTRHGADLQRARRTAAPVKRFLKGPSEPDTAAWQAIGASLTVGDAPMDALLEWMFEVGLGKSMRLYEQALHQGIAAIPDAPEALKTFFARVEAPPAWVDPQRLDEGARACGLSGLTGMRVLRDLGLLAGYQASAINRTLVLTGALEKGPQRRIAETTKWWIDCTRPGGMTHGAAGYRSTLHVRLVHALVRRRVSRLPDWDFAHYGLPVNQGDMHATYLAFSAIFLIGQRMLGVALSRSDREAIIHLWRYIAWLMGVEERWLCASENDAIRALYHNLLSQAPPDESSRILGFALVDEPLQRHYANFPWLRGRLNRAIHLSIASTFIDAQGQRALGLPRGSLPWYPLLTAPPRFICHCLLRVVPGGRNWLVRHGLQSQEDYLRTLFGGSDPRLISPTHLGAEDGRT
- a CDS encoding TetR/AcrR family transcriptional regulator, which gives rise to MRKQPKQQRASEMVAVLVEAAALEIAEHGLDGLTTNHVARRAGVSVGSLYQYFANKEMIVEALLMQRAGTLMKVVHERVTPMLGADIGSVTRAVLEGIFEQVEGDAAQLELLRHWHRLNSAPVFRTLEQQMMEVCRQYLMRHFDDYRIDNLPAVLFVVINSVQYTCARYLSEAQPLLGREEVINTLARMVETLCLPRAVRHP
- a CDS encoding NAD(P)/FAD-dependent oxidoreductase; its protein translation is MKQRILIVGTGFAGMWSALSATRLLDLHQRGDVEVAVLAPQAELRIRPRFYEPNVHQMAASLGDLFGAVGVTFIQGSAEQIDVDGRQLDYRDASGEIATLGFDRLILASGSKVARPALPGIEHAFDVDDIDQAVRLETHIRSLNQLPESAARNTVIVAGGGFTGIETAAEMPARLREVLGADAKVRVIVVDRGAEIGGALGVTSQSVVAEASAELGVEWRLKASVESIDENGVTLSSGERIEAKTVIWTAGVRASSLTEQVAGERDRQGRLHVDRNLQVIGQDAVFATGDVAYAAVDNAGNYALMTCQHAIALGRSAGNNAAADLLGVAPIPYSQEKYVTCLDLGAWGALFTEGWDRQVRFQREEGKKIKTEINTVWIYPPAADRATALAAADPMIPVVA